One region of Mucilaginibacter gotjawali genomic DNA includes:
- a CDS encoding cell division protein ZapA, whose amino-acid sequence MGEISIKINIADRVYPLKVNMEEEEIIRRAAKLINDRIKEYQENYAVRDKQDLLSMCVLHYATSSLKAEKKVTVEDTEVTEKVYQLDYLLTEFFSKQ is encoded by the coding sequence ATGGGAGAAATCTCCATAAAAATAAATATTGCTGACAGAGTTTACCCATTAAAGGTAAACATGGAAGAGGAAGAAATAATACGTAGGGCAGCCAAGCTGATTAATGACCGGATAAAGGAATATCAGGAAAATTATGCGGTGCGGGATAAACAGGATTTGCTTTCGATGTGTGTGCTGCATTATGCAACATCATCATTAAAGGCAGAAAAAAAGGTTACAGTTGAAGATACAGAAGTAACTGAAAAGGTTTACCAGTTGGATTATTTATTAACGGAATTTTTTTCAAAGCAATAA
- the rny gene encoding ribonuclease Y, translated as MNSTLLYLIIGVLIGGLPGVLIGRFLLRKLFKDQEVAAQNKVKKILKDAENDSEILKKNKLLEAKERFLQMKAEHEQQVNEKNNTINQRENGVKQKEQSLNSRLENMNRKEAELDNVRKNLERQTEIVLKKQEEVEILKNSHVQQLETIAGLSAEDAKNQLVDNLREEARSKAMAQIKDIVDEAKLTATKEAKKIVIQTIQRTATESAIENTVSIFNIENDEIKGRIIGREGRNIRALEAATGIEIIVDDTPEAIILSGFDPVRREIARLAMHRLVTDGRIHPARIEEVVAKTKKQIEEEIVEIGERTVIDLGINGLHPELIRMVGRMRYRSSYGQNLLQHSREVANFCATMAAELGLNVKLAKRAGLLHDIGKVPDDNPELPHAILGMQLAEKYKEHPEVCNAIGAHHDEVEMTSMLSPIIQVCDAISGARPGARREVVESYIKRLKELEELALSYPGVEKTFAIQAGRELRVVVESEKISDAQSEILAADISNRIQTEMTYPGQIKVTVIRETRSVAFAK; from the coding sequence ATGAATAGTACACTATTATATCTCATTATCGGCGTGCTGATAGGAGGCCTCCCGGGCGTGCTCATAGGGCGCTTTTTACTACGAAAACTCTTTAAAGATCAGGAAGTAGCTGCTCAGAATAAAGTAAAAAAGATCCTGAAAGATGCTGAAAACGACTCCGAAATCCTGAAAAAGAATAAATTACTGGAAGCGAAAGAGCGCTTTTTACAGATGAAAGCGGAACATGAACAGCAGGTCAACGAAAAAAACAATACCATCAACCAGCGCGAAAACGGCGTTAAACAAAAGGAACAATCGTTGAACTCCCGTTTGGAAAACATGAACCGTAAGGAAGCTGAGCTGGACAATGTGCGTAAAAACCTTGAACGCCAGACCGAAATTGTGTTGAAAAAACAGGAAGAAGTTGAAATTCTGAAAAACTCGCACGTACAGCAATTGGAAACCATTGCCGGCTTATCTGCCGAAGATGCGAAGAACCAGCTGGTGGATAATTTGCGGGAAGAAGCCCGCAGCAAGGCCATGGCACAGATCAAAGACATTGTTGACGAAGCCAAATTAACGGCTACCAAAGAAGCTAAAAAGATTGTTATCCAAACGATTCAAAGGACTGCAACTGAAAGTGCGATTGAGAACACAGTTTCTATTTTCAACATTGAGAATGATGAAATAAAGGGCCGTATTATTGGGCGTGAAGGCAGAAACATCCGCGCGCTGGAAGCAGCCACCGGTATCGAAATTATTGTGGATGACACGCCTGAGGCCATCATTCTTTCGGGCTTTGACCCGGTGAGGCGCGAAATTGCCCGCCTGGCGATGCACCGTTTAGTAACGGACGGACGGATCCACCCGGCACGTATTGAAGAAGTGGTTGCCAAAACCAAAAAACAGATCGAAGAAGAAATTGTGGAGATAGGGGAGCGTACCGTGATCGATTTGGGTATCAATGGCCTGCACCCTGAGCTCATCCGGATGGTAGGGCGGATGCGTTACCGCTCATCTTACGGACAAAACCTGTTGCAGCACTCCCGCGAAGTAGCCAATTTCTGCGCTACCATGGCAGCTGAATTGGGCCTGAATGTGAAGCTGGCAAAACGTGCAGGTTTGTTACATGATATTGGTAAAGTACCTGATGATAACCCGGAATTACCGCACGCTATTTTGGGCATGCAGTTAGCTGAAAAGTATAAAGAGCATCCTGAAGTTTGCAACGCCATTGGCGCCCACCACGATGAGGTGGAAATGACTTCGATGTTATCGCCGATCATCCAGGTTTGTGACGCGATATCAGGTGCCCGCCCCGGCGCACGCCGCGAGGTAGTTGAAAGCTACATCAAACGCTTAAAAGAACTGGAAGAATTGGCATTATCTTATCCCGGTGTTGAAAAAACATTCGCGATACAAGCCGGGCGTGAGCTGCGTGTAGTAGTAGAAAGCGAAAAGATAAGCGATGCACAATCCGAAATACTGGCAGCAGACATATCCAACCGCATACAAACCGAAATGACCTATCCGGGACAAATAAAAGTTACCGTGATCAGGGAAACCAGGTCGGTTGCGTTTGCTAAATAG